From a single Labrenzia sp. PHM005 genomic region:
- a CDS encoding cytochrome c, producing MRLVKLFGGAVLAVILTSAIVFAHGGATGIVKKRMDAMEAIGGNMKLAGQMLRGQKPYDAAALRQAAETIAENAGEKLTRLFPEGSLMPPTEARPEIWQDWDKFAGFSNDMKAAASELAIKAGEGAEKGAVAAAFSKLAQTCKACHEAFRIEK from the coding sequence ATGCGGCTTGTGAAACTATTTGGTGGTGCCGTTCTAGCGGTTATTCTGACAAGCGCGATCGTGTTTGCCCATGGCGGGGCAACCGGTATCGTCAAAAAGCGTATGGACGCCATGGAAGCCATCGGCGGCAATATGAAACTGGCCGGGCAGATGCTGCGTGGTCAGAAACCTTATGATGCTGCCGCGCTCAGGCAGGCGGCTGAAACCATTGCAGAAAATGCGGGCGAGAAACTAACGCGCTTGTTTCCGGAGGGCAGCTTGATGCCACCAACGGAAGCACGGCCGGAAATCTGGCAGGATTGGGATAAGTTTGCTGGCTTTTCTAACGATATGAAGGCGGCGGCCAGCGAATTGGCAATAAAAGCTGGAGAAGGTGCGGAAAAAGGGGCTGTCGCGGCGGCCTTCAGCAAACTTGCACAGACCTGCAAGGCGTGCCACGAAGCTTTTCGGATCGAAAAATAG
- a CDS encoding LptA/OstA family protein, giving the protein MMKSVLKGSLIVFSALLLASAPVAAQTFSDSFAGFGSSNGQPIEIESNELQVEDKTKVATFIGNVVVVQGDTRLETARLKVFYDGGGNSGAQPATAQQEISRLEAAGGVHISSKDQTATGDAANFDMKREVMVMTGREVVLSQGANVVVGNRLTVNLKTGQANLKAAPAPATANQGGGSGRVKVRILPNSVPSAQQ; this is encoded by the coding sequence ATGATGAAATCGGTCTTAAAAGGTAGCCTGATCGTATTTTCAGCGCTGCTGTTGGCGAGCGCACCTGTTGCAGCTCAGACATTCTCCGACTCTTTTGCCGGATTTGGCTCCAGCAATGGACAGCCGATCGAGATCGAATCCAACGAATTGCAAGTGGAAGACAAAACCAAGGTTGCGACTTTTATCGGCAACGTTGTTGTTGTCCAGGGCGATACCCGGCTTGAGACCGCGCGCCTGAAAGTGTTTTACGATGGCGGCGGCAACAGTGGCGCACAGCCGGCCACCGCCCAGCAGGAAATTTCCCGGCTGGAAGCAGCTGGCGGTGTTCATATCTCTTCAAAAGATCAAACCGCGACCGGCGATGCCGCGAATTTCGATATGAAGCGTGAAGTCATGGTGATGACTGGCCGGGAAGTTGTTTTGAGCCAAGGCGCCAATGTGGTCGTTGGCAACCGTTTGACGGTCAACCTGAAGACTGGACAAGCAAACCTGAAGGCAGCTCCTGCACCAGCCACCGCAAACCAGGGTGGTGGGTCTGGCCGGGTAAAGGTTCGGATTTTGCCGAATTCCGTTCCAAGTGCGCAGCAATAG
- the lptC gene encoding LPS export ABC transporter periplasmic protein LptC, whose product MQRSARRHSVLVRTLRFLFPAIGLLILVGMIGAVVLFNVLGSFGAANLVLTSDGIVMDHPKLSGHDGDRSYQVTARKAVQRLTDPRIIDLEQIQADIVLGPDEGAKILSLKGIYNNAAESLRLYEGVQLEWSEGYSVEVDKVEVDLKTGAMSSDQPITITSDKGRLAAGKIDYDKDRGIVVFKEGVKITLYPETEDNKQ is encoded by the coding sequence GTGCAACGCTCAGCACGCCGGCACAGCGTGCTCGTGCGGACGTTGCGGTTTTTGTTTCCGGCGATCGGTCTATTAATCCTGGTAGGAATGATCGGGGCTGTGGTTCTTTTTAATGTGCTCGGCTCTTTTGGTGCCGCTAACCTTGTTCTGACCAGCGACGGGATCGTAATGGATCATCCAAAGCTTTCCGGCCATGATGGTGACCGCTCCTATCAGGTGACAGCACGCAAGGCGGTGCAACGGCTGACTGATCCCCGAATAATAGATTTGGAACAAATCCAGGCCGACATTGTTCTTGGGCCGGATGAAGGCGCCAAGATACTGTCACTGAAGGGCATCTATAACAATGCTGCTGAATCCTTGCGCCTTTATGAGGGGGTGCAGCTGGAATGGAGCGAAGGCTATAGTGTTGAAGTCGACAAGGTTGAAGTGGATTTGAAAACCGGCGCCATGTCTTCAGATCAACCCATTACGATCACATCTGACAAAGGCCGGTTGGCCGCTGGCAAGATTGATTACGACAAGGATAGAGGGATCGTAGTGTTCAAAGAGGGCGTAAAAATCACTCTATATCCGGAGACCGAGGACAATAAGCAATGA
- a CDS encoding ribonuclease D gives MTIRYHKGDLPDLSAYESASAVAVDSETLGLNPHRDRLCVVQLSPGDGSADVVQIAKGQKEAPNLAALMTDPSKPKIFHFARFDVAVLRHYLDIQVAPVWCTKIASKLVRTYTDRHGLKDITRELLGVELSKQQQSSDWAAETLSDAQLAYAASDVLHLHALKQKLDMMLAREERTHIADACFDFLPTRAELDLKGWEETDIFAHS, from the coding sequence ATGACAATCCGCTACCACAAAGGCGATTTGCCGGATTTGAGTGCCTATGAATCGGCATCCGCGGTCGCGGTGGATTCAGAAACCCTCGGCCTTAATCCGCATCGTGACCGCCTATGTGTGGTTCAATTGTCACCTGGCGATGGGTCGGCCGACGTTGTGCAAATTGCTAAGGGTCAAAAGGAAGCGCCAAATCTGGCTGCGCTCATGACGGATCCGTCGAAACCGAAAATATTTCATTTCGCACGGTTTGACGTCGCCGTTTTGCGTCACTATCTGGACATTCAGGTCGCACCGGTCTGGTGCACTAAGATCGCGTCCAAGCTGGTGCGGACCTACACTGACCGGCACGGATTGAAGGACATCACCCGAGAGTTGCTTGGCGTAGAACTGTCGAAGCAGCAGCAGAGCTCAGATTGGGCAGCAGAAACGCTTTCAGATGCGCAATTGGCCTATGCCGCTTCAGATGTTTTGCATTTGCATGCGCTGAAGCAAAAACTGGATATGATGTTGGCGCGCGAGGAGCGGACACACATTGCCGATGCGTGTTTTGACTTTTTGCCAACACGTGCCGAACTCGACCTGAAGGGTTGGGAAGAGACTGATATTTTTGCCCATTCCTGA